One Rhodobacteraceae bacterium M385 genomic region harbors:
- a CDS encoding efflux RND transporter periplasmic adaptor subunit codes for MKLFPMLTAAIVCVVLYFAILDRQTLVDFADGFAATAGDIIPEPNNVPTDITPLEADAAETSVTDDGLISVVVRRSEAQITENAVVLRGRTEALRMVDVASETSGRIISTPIRAGAFVEEGQVMCEIDPGTSGTALEEAQARLGEAQARVPEAEARIPEAEARLPEARAMLAQAQAQLTSAQIDGNAATRLAESGFGSDTRAASATAGVAAAEAGVESAMAQVQGAQAGVQAAQASVQSALAGVRAAEAAVTRAEEAITMLTIHAPFSGLLETDTAELGALMQPGTICATIIQLDPIKLVGFVPEAQVDRIQVGATAGAELASGQQVQGEVTFLSRSADERTRTFRVEITVPNSALTIRDGQTANILIQTEGAPSHLLPASSLTLNDEGLLGVRTVEDGIVQFVEVQLIRDTARGVLLSGLPDTADVIVVGQEFVTAGVEVATTFEELSQ; via the coding sequence ATGAAGTTATTCCCGATGCTGACTGCGGCGATTGTGTGCGTGGTCTTGTATTTCGCCATTCTGGACCGCCAAACACTGGTCGATTTTGCCGATGGCTTTGCCGCGACGGCGGGCGACATTATCCCAGAGCCCAACAATGTGCCTACAGATATTACGCCGCTTGAGGCCGATGCGGCGGAAACCTCGGTCACCGACGATGGTCTGATCAGCGTGGTTGTGCGCCGGTCCGAGGCGCAGATCACCGAGAACGCCGTGGTATTGCGGGGCCGGACCGAAGCCTTGCGTATGGTTGATGTAGCGTCGGAAACGTCGGGGCGCATCATCTCCACCCCCATCCGGGCGGGGGCTTTCGTGGAAGAGGGCCAAGTGATGTGCGAGATTGATCCCGGCACATCCGGCACCGCATTGGAAGAAGCGCAAGCCCGCCTTGGCGAAGCGCAGGCCCGCGTCCCAGAAGCCGAGGCACGCATCCCCGAGGCAGAGGCCCGCCTGCCCGAAGCGCGCGCCATGCTGGCACAGGCGCAGGCACAACTGACATCGGCCCAGATCGACGGCAACGCCGCCACGCGACTGGCCGAATCCGGCTTCGGCTCGGACACCCGCGCTGCCTCGGCCACCGCAGGCGTCGCTGCCGCAGAGGCTGGTGTTGAAAGCGCCATGGCACAGGTACAAGGGGCGCAAGCGGGCGTTCAAGCGGCACAGGCCAGCGTGCAATCCGCCCTTGCAGGGGTTCGCGCCGCAGAGGCCGCCGTGACCCGCGCCGAAGAGGCGATCACCATGCTGACGATCCACGCCCCATTCTCGGGCCTGTTGGAAACCGACACGGCAGAGCTTGGGGCGCTGATGCAGCCCGGCACGATCTGCGCCACAATCATTCAGTTGGACCCGATCAAGTTGGTGGGTTTTGTGCCCGAAGCGCAAGTGGACCGTATCCAGGTGGGGGCAACCGCAGGCGCGGAACTGGCCAGCGGCCAACAGGTGCAGGGCGAAGTGACGTTCCTGTCACGCTCTGCCGATGAACGTACACGCACCTTCCGGGTTGAGATCACGGTGCCAAACTCGGCCCTGACAATCCGCGACGGCCAGACTGCGAACATCCTGATCCAGACCGAAGGCGCGCCCTCGCATCTGTTGCCCGCCTCTAGCCTGACCCTGAATGACGAGGGCCTTCTAGGCGTTCGCACCGTAGAAGATGGGATCGTGCAATTCGTGGAGGTGCAACTGATCCGTGATACCGCCCGTGGGGTGCTGTTGTCGGGCCTGCCCGACACCGCCGATGTGATCGTTGTGGGACAAGAGTTCGTGACAGCCGGCGTCGAAGTCGCCACCACGTTTGAGGAGTTGAGCCAATGA